From the Huiozyma naganishii CBS 8797 chromosome 13, complete genome genome, the window TCTCAGCAACGTTGTTATGCTTGTTCCCAGTGGACTGGGGTCCTGACGTAGCAGCAGCGGCTAAGGAGGCAGCTGCGTTGGATTTTTGCAAAGTGTTAGCCAGACTTGAGTGTGACTGGGAAAAGTTTGTTGCCGTGTTATTTGAAGTATCACTCCTGCTGGACCCACCCCGTTTCGCCGTTTGTTGTGGATCACCTGCAAACCCTCGTTCGTTTCTAAAACCGTGAGAGTATTTTATGTTATCTGGATGCAAAGCTGTAGGGTCACCGCCCCGTATTTCATTCACCAAGGAATTCtgaattgaagaaggatGTTCAAACTTCCTCTCCATCCCAGTTGATTGCGATAAGATCATGTTGGGTATGTACTGGTCTGTGAGACCCGTGCTAGCGTCATCAGGATTGTCCGCTACACCAGCAGTGCTTGGTTCGACTGTTATCGGTTTCAAATGAGCCGCGGGACTGGCACCATCGTTTTCGATGGTATCTTTATCTGGCGCTATATCATCACTACCGGTAATTTTGTCCTCCAGCTGCGGTCCGCTTTGATTCGAAACTCtgttccttctttttcttgcCTGTCTTGTCAGTTCCAGCGAAGTCGGTTCGAGATCTATATCGGTTGTTTCTATCATATCATCGCTGTCCCTATGCGCATCTCTTGCAATATTGTCCGCGGTAAGCCCCGCATCgtccctcttcttcccgCTTGCTTCTTTAgcttcctcctcttctgctgcttcctcctcttctgcgGCTTTCTCCTCTCCTATCTTCTCCGATAGCGGTGAAGGTATTGGATCTTCTCTGATCTCGCCCTGTGCATTGTCCTGACTTTGGGCCGTCAAttctcttgaagaactttCCAAAGTATCATCACCACTGTCACTGTCCTGGGGATTCCCCAGAGTAAACTCTGGCTTGTGAGGCAAATCTTTTTGCTGACCCTTATCTACATTCTCGTCATCAGTGAAATAATCCacctcttcctcatcacTCGCCGGGGCAATTCCAACAAAACTGTCCAGATTATCGTAGACTCGTTCGGCACCACGACCTGGTCCGCCACTCATAGTCAGAACAGTGTGCGTTGATTTGGATCTCCTTGATTTCAGTCCAGGAGAACCCAGGGGACCCAACCCTGAGTGGCTGGACCCGGGATTCGACCTCACTTTCCCAAGACTAGTCATATTCAACCCGCTGAAGTTTCTCCGCCTCGACAGCGACTCCGCGGACTTGATTTTGGTCGGCCGCAACTCAGGACTGACCACACCCTCTTGTCCTCCCCATACTTTTCTCAGACCTTTGAAGGAAACCGTGGACTTTGTCCGCGATCTAGTGGAAAAGACCCTGCCGTGTCTGTGCACTTTGCCAGTGCTGCCGTTACCATCCATAATGGGCCTCGAAAGTGTCCCTGCTTCCTGACCACCATGCATTTCTACAAGTCTCTTCGAGAACATTGCTGAGGTCgtttttttggtcactTCTCAAACGCTATTAATCTTCAAGCTACGCCAGTGAGTGAACAGATAACAGACAGGGAACAAGAAGTCACTGTGGCAATGGACCTGTTTGCAGTCGGTGATTACTATGTGGGACGCATTGTCAACTCTCAGGTGAAATCTGGTGCCTCGTTTGGTACCGTGGACCATGAATCCCTGGGTGGGATTATGGACGGGTCCGCTGGTAGCCCAAGAGTCAAAGTACTGCTGCTGGATAAGAACACGACCCCTACGCTGTCGGTGTGTGCCACGCAGACAGAGTTGCTGGAGCATGAGATCTACTTGATTGATACTGTGGAAAACGCAGAAAGGGATGTAATGCGTCAATTGAAGTGTCTTGTCTACGTGAAGCCGACTGACGAAACGTTAGCTTGTCTCGTACGTGAGCTACAATCACCGAAATACGGGGAGTACCatctgttcttcaacaattttgttAGCAAACAGCAGCTGGAGACTCTAGCTGAGGCAGATCAATTGGAGGTTGTGGTGAAAGTGGAagaactgtttcaagatTACCAAATCATCAATGAACATTTGTTCTCTCTGGATCTGCCCAGAGCAAGCAGTGATTTGGTGGTGGATACTTTAGTTGATGAGTCATACATGAAACAGTGTAAGGATAGTCTGCTCTCCCTGTGTATGTCTCTTAAGGTGAAACCGGAGATTATAAGGTACGACCAGGAGAGCGCAGTCTGTAAGTCGCTCGGTAAGGGTCTTTTGCAGGACATTGAGAAAAACTCAAGATCTCTATTTGACTTCCCACAGGACCCTTCCACTCCACCCGTTCTGCTTCTTTTAGACAGGTTTGACGATCCCTTGACACCGCTGTTACAACCGTGGACCTACCAATCGATGATACACGAATACATAGGtatcaaaagaaacattGTTAACTTGTCAAAAGTGCCAAACATTGAAGCAGAGCTGGAAACTGTAACGCTATCCTCCAAACAAGACGTTTTCTTTCACGATACAAGGTATCTGAATTTTGGGGATTTGGGGGACAAATTGAAAGAGTACGTGTCGACTTATAAGACTACAGCCCAGGGTGCTAATTCGGTAGACACCATGGACGACATAAAGGAGTTTATTGAGAAGTATCCGGAGCTAAAGAAACTTTCTGGGAACGTGTCCAAACATATGACGATTGTGGGCGAATTAGATAGACAGTTGAAGGACTTACACATTTGGGAACTCAGCGAAGTGGAACAGAATTTGACTGTCCACGGGGACAACAACGAGGATTACGATTCCACTTTGAACTTACTCCGTGACGCCAGGTTGTCCCAGTACTATAAGTTAAAGTTGGCGTGCATATATATGCTGAGGTACGACGATTTTCACccacaagaacaaaataGTGGAGAGATTGGTAAAATCAACGAGATCTTCAATATATTAAAGGAATCGCTAACCACAGAAGACATCAACTACTTGCATAAATTTAGAAAGTTCTTTGTCCAACGGAAAAACAAGGCACTTCGTAACGGTACCGATGCCAGTGCGAATCGGTCACCAGAAAAGGACGACTTACTGACAGAACTGGCCAGGAAATTTAATACAAAGATGGATCTGCATAGAAGTAGGCTCGGAGCAAAGCGTAATGCTACCAGCGATAATGTGTACATGCAACATGTCCCCAAACTGTCCCAATTGTTGAGCGATCTCTCAAAAAATAAGCTATCCGAAACCAAATACAAATACTTGAATAAGAGTACATCCACTCCAACTAATGCACCTACACAGGATGTGATTATATTCATTGCTGGAGGTGTTACATACGAAGAATCAAGATTTGTGGACCAATTTAACGAAGCAATGGGTAACGGTGGGATGAGAGTGGTACTTGGAAGCTCATCCATAGTGTCAACTCACGATTTCTTAAATTCATTAAGGTAGAAtttattactattatttctctttcttttatAACTTTCCAAGTTCTATATACCTTAGTATTGTGCTCATTATGGGGATGCCAGATATTGTACACTCCATGTCACCCTCCTCTGGTGTTGACACCTGAATACTTTTTCTCCCATAGCAACAAATTCCTCGTTAGATCGTCCATTAGGGTCAAGCTTTCGTGATGCTTTTCGTAAACAGAATCGACCTGTTTGATGAATTGTTCATTATCTACAAATTTGACGAGCTCTTCCTTCGTCTGCTGCTCTTGGCTAAGTTCCCATTGTGTCCTTGAAATGAACTCAAGAATGGCCGCCACACGTCTTCTCATTTCATTTAGCGTCGTTCTTGTAGGGGGTAACCTTGGTTTAACAGGTTTGTTGACATCAATGTCTGAAGCGTTTATGCCACCACCTCCAGCGGTTTCTGAAACGGCAGGGCTGTTTCTACTAGACCTTGGTTTCCGACCCCTAGTGGCTTTGTTGACCCCAGTAATCGGAGCTGTTCTCCTACTTCTTCGGCCACCTCTTTGGGCCCTTCTCACTGGAGCACGaggtttcttcaaaagttccTCTGATGAAAGTTCGGGAGTTGCTGTTTCCTGCTGTGAGGGTGCATTGCCCAATTGTTGAGGGAtatctgtttcttcgtcGTTGGTTTCCGTGATTCCTTGTGATTCGCTTGGTTCCTCCAGCGTGGGTTGCGCATATTCGCTCTCCTCTTGCTGCTTTGATTCCTGAACCTCATCCATACCATCATCGTTGCTAGACTGTCGTTCCCCCTCATTTTTGTCGTCTTGAGGGTTCGAAGCCCGTCTACTTGCCTGTATTGCCTTCTCCAACATCATCTGGTACTGTTTCTCCTCTCTGGCGAGGAACGTGGCCCTTTTTCTATCCTGTAATCTTTTTTGGTCCTCATCGTAAGGTGTAGCGGAGTTACTTGCCGTGTCTGCCTGTTGTGGTGATTCTCCCCCCTGTAAATCCTCATCTGCACCCTCAAGTTCCCTCTTGACGGAATCTCCGTCACTGGGTGCTTGCTCCAAAGATACCTGCTGTGCCCCAGGAGACACGGCCATTACTTGTTTACTATCGCTTCCATCGGTGTTCTGTGTTGTACCTgcagaaacagatttcCGGGAACTGGATGCCGGTTTCGAATCTGCCACTGGTTTCGAATCTTCCGTGTGGGCCATTCTGGCAAGCCGTTTCCTCTGTCTTCTCGATTCCTGTGCAGGTTTGTAAATGGATCGTGTCTCCCCCAAATCCGTTGTGTACAGATGATGCAAATTAGGCCTACAAATTTCACACCAGTACTTATCTGGCGTATCCTCACTGACGATCCCTATACAGAACCCGTGTTGCCAGCATCCACACTGTTCACACTGGATGAAAAGCCCCGAATCATCTGGTGGATCCAATTCCCCGCATACACACCTAGTTTCTccctcctcttcttcttcttcctcctcctcctcctcttcttcttccacGTCTGCATCCACAATATCCTCATCCTCCAcctcatcctcctcctcgttgtcTACCGCTGCTGTATCTGTAGAACCTGCATATACAGCGCCTacggcagcagcagcagcagcatcagCGTTCTCAGCAAAGCCCCCCTCACTGGCAGTTTTGCCCTGTTTCCCAACACCATCTACATCCATCGTGTGACCAGTACCACTTTCCAGGTAGCTACGAGAACACCGAGCAAGCACAAGTCCCGGTACACTGGGCAGATCACTTCACAAGTGCAATGTATCTGTTTAGTATGTTCCCTGCAAACACTCTTTATTTCAGGAATAAgcaagccctaatttaGGAAATAACAAATGGCAAACCCTAATCCAtcaagccctaatttaCAAAAACTGCAAGCCCTAACTTTCCAAGCCCTAACTTCCCAAAACCACAAAACTACCAAGCCCTATTTCGTGAAAAACGATATCTCgttccaaaaaaaaaaccgttgaaagaaaaaagaaacgaaatTCGacgaaacagaaa encodes:
- the TCO89 gene encoding Tco89p (similar to Saccharomyces cerevisiae TCO89 (YPL180W); ancestral locus Anc_6.175), whose translation is MFSKRLVEMHGGQEAGTLSRPIMDGNGSTGKVHRHGRVFSTRSRTKSTVSFKGLRKVWGGQEGVVSPELRPTKIKSAESLSRRRNFSGLNMTSLGKVRSNPGSSHSGLGPLGSPGLKSRRSKSTHTVLTMSGGPGRGAERVYDNLDSFVGIAPASDEEEVDYFTDDENVDKGQQKDLPHKPEFTLGNPQDSDSGDDTLESSSRELTAQSQDNAQGEIREDPIPSPLSEKIGEEKAAEEEEAAEEEEAKEASGKKRDDAGLTADNIARDAHRDSDDMIETTDIDLEPTSLELTRQARKRRNRVSNQSGPQLEDKITGSDDIAPDKDTIENDGASPAAHLKPITVEPSTAGVADNPDDASTGLTDQYIPNMILSQSTGMERKFEHPSSIQNSLVNEIRGGDPTALHPDNIKYSHGFRNERGFAGDPQQTAKRGGSSRSDTSNNTATNFSQSHSSLANTLQKSNAAASLAAAATSGPQSTGNKHNNVAESNPSSYINNFFSRKFSSKPSKHDQAKDSGKSSLLSQLSNSNTTAHKNTGSLNNFAQFLKSDNAHGDSRTQRKLWLQRENSIMDLSSQNDNSVDSIFMATNVDVKREFERISHEYTNARRFYNPVEAALSRYEVNHTNMKRTTNNPGKTATQANINTNKHVKEEVVDASNLPQSTSLFAQYSTSSNSSGKGGLVNASGRIDEFLPQNQSSKLQRVLSSIWKEESINFGNEVNPLSKNTAPHAGNPSLLQDSIMQMNTSLSHQSMMSAARHSLRHAMGSQTNLHHQQRMINSLQPTTRAVNRRMEAMNQPHQRTG
- the VPS45 gene encoding Vps45p (similar to Saccharomyces cerevisiae VPS45 (YGL095C); ancestral locus Anc_6.174): MDLFAVGDYYVGRIVNSQVKSGASFGTVDHESLGGIMDGSAGSPRVKVLLLDKNTTPTLSVCATQTELLEHEIYLIDTVENAERDVMRQLKCLVYVKPTDETLACLVRELQSPKYGEYHLFFNNFVSKQQLETLAEADQLEVVVKVEELFQDYQIINEHLFSLDLPRASSDLVVDTLVDESYMKQCKDSLLSLCMSLKVKPEIIRYDQESAVCKSLGKGLLQDIEKNSRSLFDFPQDPSTPPVLLLLDRFDDPLTPLLQPWTYQSMIHEYIGIKRNIVNLSKVPNIEAELETVTLSSKQDVFFHDTRYLNFGDLGDKLKEYVSTYKTTAQGANSVDTMDDIKEFIEKYPELKKLSGNVSKHMTIVGELDRQLKDLHIWELSEVEQNLTVHGDNNEDYDSTLNLLRDARLSQYYKLKLACIYMLRYDDFHPQEQNSGEIGKINEIFNILKESLTTEDINYLHKFRKFFVQRKNKALRNGTDASANRSPEKDDLLTELARKFNTKMDLHRSRLGAKRNATSDNVYMQHVPKLSQLLSDLSKNKLSETKYKYLNKSTSTPTNAPTQDVIIFIAGGVTYEESRFVDQFNEAMGNGGMRVVLGSSSIVSTHDFLNSLR
- the CTI6 gene encoding Cti6p (similar to Saccharomyces cerevisiae CTI6 (YPL181W); ancestral locus Anc_6.173) is translated as MDVDGVGKQGKTASEGGFAENADAAAAAAVGAVYAGSTDTAAVDNEEEDEVEDEDIVDADVEEEEEEEEEEEEEEGETRCVCGELDPPDDSGLFIQCEQCGCWQHGFCIGIVSEDTPDKYWCEICRPNLHHLYTTDLGETRSIYKPAQESRRQRKRLARMAHTEDSKPVADSKPASSSRKSVSAGTTQNTDGSDSKQVMAVSPGAQQVSLEQAPSDGDSVKRELEGADEDLQGGESPQQADTASNSATPYDEDQKRLQDRKRATFLAREEKQYQMMLEKAIQASRRASNPQDDKNEGERQSSNDDGMDEVQESKQQEESEYAQPTLEEPSESQGITETNDEETDIPQQLGNAPSQQETATPELSSEELLKKPRAPVRRAQRGGRRSRRTAPITGVNKATRGRKPRSSRNSPAVSETAGGGGINASDIDVNKPVKPRLPPTRTTLNEMRRRVAAILEFISRTQWELSQEQQTKEELVKFVDNEQFIKQVDSVYEKHHESLTLMDDLTRNLLLWEKKYSGVNTRGG